Genomic DNA from Patescibacteria group bacterium:
CTGGTTAGCAATAGCGTCCTTCATTAAGCTCTTTTTATCTGCCTCAGTCATCGGTCTCAAGGGTTCGACGTACCTGGGAATAGGTTTAGGGGTAACAATTTTTGCCGGCGAAGGTTTCGATTCCTTGATTGTCGTTTGCTTCATCGCTTCTTTCACTTTCTCGAGTAGCACCGCCCCATCATGCTTTCTGTAGGCCGGGAAGGAATTAATGGCCAGATAAATACGACGGTTCAAATCAGCCCACGGTTTTTGTTTTGGGTCTTTAGGAAACTTTTCCGCCTCCTTGGCAATGTTTTCAAGCTCTGTCTTTGAATACGTCGGCCCGCTTCGGCCGTGCTCTGGGGTAGACATAAAAATATTAGTTTACGGATTTGATTTCAATTTTCGCCAGCCCGTTTCCAATATGTTTATCATACACGTCTCCCGCGCTATGGCCCAAGAGCGCCGCCCCAAGCGGACTGGAACGAGAAATCTTGCCTAATCCGGGAGCTGTTTCTAAGGAGCCAAGAATGGTGACGGTGAGGGGCGAGCCATTCAACAGCAATGAGATGGTTGAACCCACGTGCACTTTGCCGTCAGCTGTCCCTTGTTCGATCACCCGCGCATTGGTGATACGGTCTTTCAAATTTTCTATTCTGCCGTCCATTGACCGGAGCGTAGATTTAGCCACGTGATACCCAAAATTTTCCGAGCGGTCCCCCATCTCAGCGAGTCTCTGAACTTCGAGCAGCTGTTTCGGACGCTCGGTTTTAACCAGACGATCGAGAGTTCGTTTCATGCTGTCGAGCGCAGTCTGCGTCACGAACCGATCCGGTTCCTCAACCTTCTTCAATGTTTCCGAACGCCGAGTAGGGACTCTCATACTAAAAAGTAACGCGAATACCAGACAGCGTGACGCCGGACTTCACCACGGTAAATGGAGTTTTCAAGCCGTGCTGCGGGGCGTGTTCGATGACGGATGATTCAAGAAACAGAGCATTCCGTTCATCTGTATCCTCGGCGAGCTTCGACGCAATGTTCACGGGCGAGCCGGCGATTTGTTCTTTGCCCTGTCCCATGTCGAACAGCAAGACCTCGCCCGACACAACCGCAATATTACAGGTCAGTTCGGCCTCCTGTGCAGTGGCGTGAAGCGCGATTGATAAATCGACAGCTTCACTAGAGCTCTCGAGCGTAATAATCATGAGCGAGCCGTTCGCGCTGACCAA
This window encodes:
- a CDS encoding GreA/GreB family elongation factor, which encodes MRVPTRRSETLKKVEEPDRFVTQTALDSMKRTLDRLVKTERPKQLLEVQRLAEMGDRSENFGYHVAKSTLRSMDGRIENLKDRITNARVIEQGTADGKVHVGSTISLLLNGSPLTVTILGSLETAPGLGKISRSSPLGAALLGHSAGDVYDKHIGNGLAKIEIKSVN